In Bacteroidales bacterium, the following are encoded in one genomic region:
- a CDS encoding alpha-2-macroglobulin family protein — protein sequence MKTKLVLLVSAFALLVFGGTYFSNYKPLSPKEKNNPSNIISGISVFNYTKAWAKIDSLLAKGLSKSALEQVLVVYKNAKAENNAPQFVKAVMYKMKLDNNLNENSFDSSIANLKTEINETAFPIKPVLHSVLAEMYWRFYSTNRYRYYQRTETVAYKEYDIQTWTLKQILNEVVKNYVASLTDYENLKKTKLNLYDDIIIRDTLSRKFRPTLYDFLAHRAVDFFMNDESEITKPAFKFDIDKEEYFKPYPDFVKLNITTKDSLSLKYYAAVILQDLIKFHANDADPSALIDVDLKRMSFVKNNSTLDFKDSLYLQTLLALESKFSNSASSTDVTYAIAQHYYSNGLKYKPLQSDENKWMLKKSIEKCEAAIKAYPLSDGAKNCENLKFQIKTRSFNMTVEEGNAPNKPFRSLVTYKNVNNLSLRIIKMTYENDEKLRKKYYGDELVGKYLKESAYKEWNITLPDDGDFQSHSAEIKIPALPFGYYVLLATDGKTFTTTERIISYSQFWITNISSIDRYKENYAMDFFVTDRETGKPMKSVTAQCYTSKYNYVLREYENVKWKKFTTDENGFFEIPPADDYMYFYVDFSNGSDRFVSSNSYYQYKDYKYDNNIPYKTFFFTDRAIYRPGQTIYFKGIILKNDNDGNLTEVAPNVKTTVTFYDVNYQKISDLELTSNEYGSFTGTFTAPAAITGSVHIADSYGSAYFSVEEYKRPKFSVSINPVKGSYKLNENLDITGTAKAYAGNMIDGANVTYRVVRTVSFPYWWYWWKGYYPRSSQTEIANGTTTTDDKGEFKISFKALPDLSISKKSNPTYTFTVYADVTDINGETHSAQDYVKVGYKALSLSVYVPDNVEKTGKNIFTLSTTNLSGEKEAAKGNVTIYKLKQPDKIFRERIWDRPDKFVMTKDEYYSSFPYDLYDDENNMYKWEKETKVFETVFETPKDSTIKISDLSSWKPGTYILEAKTKDKYGEDVEYFSYFKVYGTKEKQIPENDISYFELVKSSAEPGENVSFILGTKDDSVKFYYEIEKDGIIKSHQWLSLSKEQKLFEIPVTEEYRGNFAIHIFAVKHNRLFTNKEIVTVPYTNKELDIEFETFRDKLLPGQQEEWKIKIKGKNGDKVAAELLATMYDASLDAYEANYWYFDILKNFYSSLYWDGEKSFTNNTSTSYSFYKETYPNPIYRYYDKLNWFGFNYGNTHYRSSGFISKSYEGDYDMVYDAAPVSQNAVMSITKSETVTTGNKKDKNKEEADEKTMTGYGMGAGLAEQAKETVDLSVALPPAPGKSGEGLTDVKTRSNFNETAFFYPQLKTDENGNIVISFTIPEALTKWKFMGLAHTKDLKFSQIEKETVTQKDLMIVPNAPRFFRENDKISFTAKVSNLTEKEMTGSAQLFLFDATTLKAIDDVCKNANATKTFTAAKGGSSALSWDIEIPENISAIKYKVVAKSGNFSDGEEMVIPVLNNRMLVTETMPLPVRGKETKDFTFTKLVNSKSSSTLKNYKLTLEYTSNPAWYAIQALPYMMEYPYECAEQTFSRFYANSIASHIANSHPKIKAVFDSWKNLTPDALLSNLEKNEDLKSLMLEETPWVLQAKNESERKQRVALLFDLNKMSYELDKALAKLEKMQLPNGGFPWFGGMEDDRYITQHVVTGFGHLDNLGVKNIRDDNKCWNMIKDAVEYLDNRMREDYEWLLKYYKKDELEKNHIGYLEIQYLYARSYFLKDVEIASKNKDAYDYFVGQAKKYWLDNNRYLQGMISLALNRIGDKSLANDIIKSLKENSINNDEMGMYWKDMSGGYFWYQAPIETQSLLIEAFDEVANDSTSVENMKVWLLKQKQTTDWKTTKATSEACYALLLRGTNWLASDQLVEISLGGQKIDPKKMDNVKVEAGTGYFKTSWSGNEITPDMGNVKVKKTDTGVSWGALYWQYFEQLDKITPAETPLKLEKKLFVQKNSATGPVIYQITDTTKLKVGDKIKVRIELHVDRDMEYVHMKDMRASGFEPINVISQYKYQDGLGYYESTRDASTNFFFSYLPKGTYVFEYPLWVTHKGDFSNGITTIQCMYAPEFSTHSEGVRVKINE from the coding sequence ATGAAAACAAAACTTGTATTATTGGTAAGCGCTTTTGCTTTACTGGTTTTTGGCGGAACATATTTTTCAAACTACAAACCGTTAAGCCCTAAGGAAAAAAATAATCCATCAAATATTATTTCCGGAATTTCAGTTTTCAATTATACCAAAGCCTGGGCAAAAATTGATTCGTTGCTTGCCAAAGGCCTTAGTAAGTCGGCGCTTGAACAGGTGCTGGTCGTTTACAAAAATGCAAAAGCTGAAAATAATGCCCCGCAGTTTGTAAAAGCAGTAATGTATAAAATGAAGCTCGATAATAATTTAAATGAAAATTCTTTCGACAGCAGCATTGCAAATTTAAAGACAGAAATCAATGAAACAGCATTTCCTATTAAACCTGTTTTGCATTCAGTGCTTGCCGAAATGTACTGGCGCTTTTATTCAACAAATCGTTACCGATATTATCAGCGTACTGAAACCGTTGCATACAAAGAATACGATATTCAAACATGGACACTAAAACAAATCCTGAATGAAGTAGTAAAAAATTATGTGGCTTCGCTTACTGATTATGAAAATTTGAAAAAAACAAAATTGAATTTATATGACGATATCATTATTCGCGATACCCTTTCACGCAAGTTCAGGCCTACATTGTACGATTTTCTAGCTCATCGTGCTGTTGACTTTTTCATGAACGATGAATCGGAAATCACCAAACCTGCTTTTAAATTTGATATTGACAAAGAAGAATATTTTAAACCTTATCCCGATTTTGTAAAGCTTAACATCACTACAAAAGATTCGCTATCGCTGAAATATTATGCTGCTGTTATTTTACAAGATCTTATTAAATTTCATGCAAATGATGCTGACCCATCGGCATTGATTGATGTTGACTTAAAACGCATGTCATTTGTAAAAAATAATTCAACTCTTGATTTTAAAGACAGTCTTTATCTTCAAACTTTATTGGCTCTTGAATCAAAATTTTCAAACTCCGCATCTTCAACAGATGTTACTTACGCCATCGCACAGCATTATTACAGCAACGGACTAAAATACAAACCACTGCAGTCGGACGAAAATAAATGGATGCTGAAAAAATCAATTGAGAAATGTGAAGCCGCAATAAAAGCGTATCCATTATCAGATGGGGCTAAGAATTGCGAGAACCTTAAATTCCAGATAAAAACAAGATCCTTTAACATGACTGTTGAAGAAGGAAACGCACCTAATAAGCCTTTCCGTTCACTGGTAACTTATAAAAATGTCAATAATTTATCGCTGCGCATTATTAAAATGACCTATGAAAATGATGAAAAACTTAGGAAAAAATATTATGGTGATGAACTTGTTGGAAAATACCTGAAGGAATCTGCATACAAAGAATGGAATATTACCCTACCCGATGATGGCGATTTCCAAAGCCATTCGGCTGAAATAAAAATCCCTGCACTTCCTTTTGGGTATTATGTTTTGCTCGCAACTGATGGAAAAACTTTCACAACAACCGAAAGAATTATTTCATATAGCCAGTTTTGGATTACCAATATCAGCAGCATCGACAGGTATAAAGAAAATTATGCAATGGATTTTTTTGTTACAGACCGAGAAACCGGAAAGCCAATGAAATCAGTAACCGCGCAATGTTATACCAGTAAATATAATTATGTTTTGCGTGAATATGAAAACGTAAAATGGAAAAAATTTACTACCGATGAGAATGGTTTTTTTGAAATTCCACCTGCAGATGATTACATGTATTTTTATGTAGATTTTTCCAATGGCAGCGATCGCTTTGTTTCGAGCAACAGCTATTACCAGTATAAAGATTACAAATATGATAACAACATTCCTTATAAAACATTTTTCTTTACCGATAGGGCTATCTATCGTCCGGGGCAAACAATTTATTTTAAGGGAATCATCTTAAAAAATGATAATGACGGCAATCTTACAGAAGTTGCACCAAACGTAAAAACTACGGTAACTTTCTACGATGTAAATTATCAAAAGATTAGCGACCTTGAATTAACTTCAAATGAATACGGATCGTTTACCGGGACATTTACGGCACCCGCAGCTATTACAGGTTCTGTACATATTGCTGACTCGTATGGAAGCGCATATTTTTCCGTTGAAGAATATAAGCGTCCGAAATTTTCAGTTAGCATCAATCCTGTTAAAGGAAGCTATAAACTTAACGAAAACCTTGATATTACAGGAACAGCAAAAGCATATGCCGGCAACATGATTGACGGAGCTAATGTTACATACCGCGTGGTTCGTACGGTTTCGTTTCCTTACTGGTGGTATTGGTGGAAAGGATATTATCCACGTTCATCGCAAACTGAAATTGCAAATGGCACAACAACAACTGATGATAAAGGAGAATTTAAGATATCATTCAAAGCATTACCCGATTTAAGTATTTCGAAAAAAAGCAATCCCACTTATACTTTCACTGTTTATGCTGATGTTACCGATATCAACGGAGAAACCCATTCTGCGCAGGATTACGTGAAAGTTGGTTACAAAGCATTGTCCCTCTCTGTTTATGTTCCCGATAATGTTGAGAAAACCGGGAAAAATATTTTCACACTTTCAACAACAAACCTCAGCGGTGAAAAAGAAGCAGCAAAAGGAAACGTTACTATTTATAAATTAAAACAACCCGATAAAATCTTCCGTGAACGAATTTGGGATCGTCCTGATAAGTTCGTGATGACAAAAGATGAATACTATTCAAGTTTCCCTTACGATTTGTACGATGATGAAAACAACATGTACAAATGGGAAAAAGAAACAAAAGTTTTTGAAACAGTTTTTGAAACTCCGAAAGATTCAACAATAAAAATCAGCGACCTTTCTTCATGGAAGCCCGGTACATATATTTTGGAAGCAAAAACAAAAGATAAATATGGTGAAGATGTTGAATATTTCAGCTATTTCAAAGTTTATGGTACAAAAGAAAAACAAATTCCAGAAAACGATATCAGTTATTTTGAACTGGTGAAAAGCTCGGCAGAACCGGGAGAAAACGTATCATTCATACTTGGGACAAAAGATGATTCTGTAAAATTTTATTATGAAATTGAAAAAGACGGCATCATAAAATCGCATCAATGGCTTTCATTAAGTAAAGAACAAAAACTTTTTGAAATTCCTGTAACCGAAGAATACCGAGGTAATTTTGCAATTCATATTTTTGCTGTAAAACATAATCGTTTATTTACGAACAAAGAAATTGTAACGGTTCCTTATACCAATAAAGAACTCGACATTGAATTTGAAACATTCCGCGATAAGCTGCTGCCGGGTCAACAGGAAGAATGGAAAATAAAAATAAAAGGAAAGAACGGCGATAAAGTTGCAGCCGAATTACTGGCAACCATGTATGATGCTTCACTCGATGCATACGAAGCAAACTATTGGTATTTCGATATCCTGAAAAACTTTTATTCAAGTCTGTATTGGGATGGTGAAAAAAGTTTTACTAATAACACATCTACTTCGTACTCGTTTTATAAAGAAACTTATCCTAACCCTATTTACAGGTACTATGATAAATTGAACTGGTTCGGATTTAATTACGGAAACACACATTATCGAAGTAGTGGTTTTATATCTAAAAGCTACGAAGGAGATTACGATATGGTGTATGACGCTGCACCTGTATCACAAAATGCTGTAATGAGCATAACTAAAAGCGAAACCGTAACAACAGGAAATAAAAAAGATAAAAATAAAGAAGAAGCTGATGAAAAAACTATGACAGGTTATGGAATGGGCGCGGGATTAGCTGAACAAGCAAAAGAAACTGTAGATTTATCTGTTGCACTTCCACCAGCACCCGGAAAAAGCGGAGAAGGTTTAACAGATGTAAAAACACGTTCTAATTTTAATGAAACCGCATTCTTCTATCCTCAGCTTAAAACCGATGAAAATGGAAACATTGTAATTTCATTTACTATTCCCGAAGCTCTTACCAAATGGAAGTTTATGGGGCTAGCTCACACAAAAGATTTAAAGTTCAGCCAGATTGAAAAAGAAACGGTAACGCAAAAAGATCTGATGATAGTTCCTAATGCACCGCGTTTCTTCAGGGAAAATGATAAAATTTCATTCACCGCAAAAGTTTCAAATCTTACTGAAAAAGAAATGACAGGCAGTGCACAGCTTTTCCTCTTCGATGCAACAACACTCAAAGCAATTGATGATGTTTGTAAAAACGCCAATGCAACAAAAACATTTACTGCTGCAAAAGGCGGCAGTAGCGCACTTTCGTGGGATATAGAAATTCCCGAAAACATCAGTGCTATAAAATATAAAGTGGTTGCAAAGTCAGGAAATTTCAGTGATGGCGAAGAAATGGTTATTCCTGTTTTAAACAACCGGATGCTGGTAACTGAAACCATGCCGTTACCTGTTCGCGGAAAAGAAACAAAAGATTTCACTTTCACAAAACTTGTGAATTCAAAATCTTCATCAACGCTTAAAAATTATAAGCTCACCCTTGAATATACTTCCAATCCTGCATGGTACGCCATACAAGCATTACCCTACATGATGGAATATCCTTATGAATGTGCCGAACAAACATTCAGTCGTTTTTATGCAAACAGCATTGCTTCACATATCGCGAACTCACATCCCAAAATAAAAGCGGTTTTCGACAGTTGGAAAAATTTAACTCCCGATGCATTGCTTTCCAATCTTGAAAAAAATGAAGACCTAAAATCGCTAATGCTTGAAGAAACGCCGTGGGTATTGCAGGCAAAGAATGAAAGCGAACGGAAACAGCGTGTGGCATTACTTTTCGATTTGAACAAGATGAGTTATGAATTGGATAAGGCTTTAGCAAAACTCGAAAAAATGCAATTGCCTAATGGCGGATTCCCTTGGTTTGGCGGCATGGAAGACGACCGTTATATTACACAACATGTTGTTACCGGCTTCGGACACCTTGATAATCTTGGTGTAAAAAATATAAGAGATGACAACAAATGCTGGAACATGATTAAAGATGCTGTGGAGTATCTCGACAACAGGATGAGAGAAGATTACGAGTGGTTGCTGAAGTATTACAAAAAAGATGAACTTGAAAAAAATCATATCGGTTATTTGGAAATTCAATACTTATATGCACGCAGTTATTTCCTGAAAGATGTTGAAATTGCTTCGAAAAATAAAGATGCATACGATTATTTTGTTGGACAGGCAAAAAAATACTGGCTCGATAATAATCGTTATTTACAGGGAATGATATCGCTTGCATTGAATCGAATCGGAGATAAATCTTTGGCTAATGATATTATAAAATCATTAAAAGAAAATTCAATAAATAATGATGAAATGGGAATGTACTGGAAAGATATGAGTGGCGGATATTTCTGGTACCAGGCTCCTATTGAAACACAGTCGTTGCTGATCGAAGCATTTGATGAAGTTGCGAACGACAGCACTTCTGTTGAAAATATGAAAGTGTGGTTGCTGAAACAAAAACAAACTACCGATTGGAAAACTACCAAAGCAACTTCGGAAGCCTGTTATGCCTTGCTGCTGCGGGGAACCAACTGGCTTGCCAGCGATCAGCTTGTTGAAATATCTCTTGGCGGACAAAAAATTGACCCGAAGAAAATGGACAATGTAAAAGTGGAAGCAGGCACCGGATATTTTAAAACATCGTGGAGTGGAAATGAAATTACTCCGGATATGGGAAATGTAAAAGTGAAGAAAACCGATACAGGTGTATCGTGGGGAGCGCTGTATTGGCAGTACTTTGAACAGCTTGATAAAATTACACCTGCTGAAACTCCTTTGAAATTGGAGAAAAAACTTTTTGTTCAAAAAAATTCTGCAACCGGTCCGGTAATTTATCAAATCACCGATACAACAAAATTGAAAGTGGGTGATAAAATAAAAGTCCGCATTGAACTGCACGTTGACCGCGACATGGAA
- a CDS encoding GNAT family N-acetyltransferase, with protein sequence MITELKEEEIALVLQMSDKFVGKNFQTYESIKDYILNPQKVIRIYKINNEIVGFVKGEILKKSEFKKSLLKVDKPFEKKVTDDGYMGYAETICVKEEYRHTHIAHDMADELIRVMKKIENIDVICTTVWKSGDIANAKNLVETIGFKLITEIKNYWYNDSIKKKYMCPHCGNPPCKCSMLFYKM encoded by the coding sequence ATGATAACCGAATTGAAAGAAGAGGAGATAGCGCTTGTGCTGCAAATGTCGGATAAATTTGTTGGCAAAAATTTTCAGACTTATGAATCAATAAAAGATTACATTTTAAATCCGCAGAAAGTTATCAGGATTTATAAGATTAATAACGAAATTGTTGGTTTTGTAAAAGGTGAAATACTAAAAAAATCCGAATTTAAAAAAAGCCTGTTGAAGGTAGATAAGCCTTTTGAGAAAAAAGTTACTGATGACGGTTATATGGGATATGCCGAAACCATTTGTGTAAAAGAAGAATACCGACATACACACATTGCACACGATATGGCTGATGAATTAATCCGTGTAATGAAAAAAATTGAAAATATTGATGTAATATGTACCACTGTTTGGAAAAGCGGTGATATTGCAAATGCAAAGAACCTGGTTGAAACCATAGGGTTCAAACTCATAACAGAAATAAAAAATTACTGGTACAACGATTCTATTAAAAAAAAATACATGTGTCCCCATTGTGGTAATCCACCTTGTAAATGCTCGATGTTATTTTATAAGATGTAA
- a CDS encoding MFS transporter: protein MNEKIWHKDFIFLILSNFLMYITYYAILSSLPIYLVTDLQASKMQVGVVVGVYTIASILVRPFSGFALDRFGRRIVFLLALIIYTILFAGYLVAISITSIITLRFAQGLVWGFTTVSGSTIAVDIIPVSKRGEGIGYFALSTTLGMSVGPIIGLFICHHWGYFAMFISGCFISFISLICAYAINLRKRFIVGKRIKLKLNSMFDKNSVRPSLNVVITMISYGGLLSFIALYGREIGVQNSSLYFLILSAGIAAARLTVGKVFDRSGPRKIITLCLILLIIGFPMLAIAKNEVLFYMSAIIIGFGNGVIFPTFQSMVNNIAAPEHRGAANSTLYTAVDLGMGFGMIMAGLIAQYISIPAIFWMNAMVSITGLLFFRLFVLKSYENK, encoded by the coding sequence ATGAATGAAAAGATATGGCATAAGGATTTTATCTTTCTAATTTTGTCAAACTTTTTGATGTATATTACCTATTATGCAATACTTTCATCATTACCTATTTATTTAGTAACCGATCTTCAAGCATCTAAAATGCAGGTAGGAGTAGTGGTTGGAGTATATACCATTGCTTCAATACTGGTACGTCCGTTTTCTGGTTTTGCACTTGACAGATTTGGTCGCCGTATTGTTTTTTTATTGGCTTTAATAATTTATACGATATTGTTTGCAGGCTATCTGGTTGCTATTTCTATCACATCAATAATAACACTTCGTTTTGCTCAGGGCCTGGTCTGGGGATTTACCACGGTTTCGGGTTCAACCATAGCAGTTGATATCATTCCGGTATCGAAAAGAGGTGAAGGGATAGGATATTTTGCACTTTCAACAACACTGGGGATGTCAGTAGGACCGATTATCGGATTATTTATTTGTCATCATTGGGGTTATTTTGCCATGTTTATTTCGGGATGTTTTATCAGTTTTATCAGTTTGATTTGTGCATATGCTATTAATCTGCGCAAACGATTTATTGTAGGGAAAAGAATTAAATTAAAGCTGAACAGCATGTTTGATAAAAATTCTGTACGTCCTTCATTAAATGTTGTAATAACTATGATCTCATATGGTGGGTTGCTATCGTTTATTGCTCTTTATGGTCGTGAGATAGGGGTTCAGAATTCTTCCCTTTATTTCCTGATTCTTTCTGCGGGTATTGCAGCAGCACGACTTACTGTAGGCAAGGTGTTTGACAGGAGTGGTCCGCGAAAAATTATTACTTTATGCCTGATTCTTCTGATCATAGGGTTTCCGATGCTGGCAATAGCGAAAAATGAAGTTCTATTTTATATGTCTGCAATAATTATTGGATTTGGTAATGGAGTCATATTTCCAACGTTTCAGTCGATGGTTAATAATATTGCAGCACCCGAACATCGCGGAGCTGCAAATTCTACGCTATACACAGCAGTAGATCTTGGAATGGGTTTCGGGATGATCATGGCCGGGTTGATTGCACAGTATATTTCTATTCCTGCTATCTTTTGGATGAATGCAATGGTAAGTATTACAGGGTTATTATTTTTCCGCTTATTTGTCCTTAAATCATACGAGAATAAATAG
- the ssb gene encoding single-stranded DNA-binding protein: protein MKTTMNKVELNGYVGTEPEMQTTKTGSKVMRITLATHESFKRKTGEWVSNTTWHNVVLWNKVAEMANEFLKKGSRVTLRGKLINREYTDKFGIKRTISEVVAGEFALNVAA, encoded by the coding sequence ATGAAAACAACAATGAACAAAGTAGAATTAAATGGTTATGTGGGAACAGAACCGGAAATGCAAACAACAAAAACAGGAAGTAAAGTAATGCGTATTACGCTTGCTACACACGAAAGTTTTAAAAGAAAAACCGGCGAGTGGGTTAGTAATACCACATGGCATAACGTGGTACTGTGGAATAAAGTTGCCGAAATGGCTAATGAGTTTCTGAAAAAAGGAAGTCGTGTAACGCTTCGGGGCAAATTGATAAATCGCGAGTATACTGATAAATTTGGTATAAAACGAACAATATCGGAAGTCGTAGCCGGTGAGTTTGCATTAAATGTTGCGGCTTAA
- the gatD gene encoding Glu-tRNA(Gln) amidotransferase subunit GatD: protein MSEDFFQGYKGTALDLLKKYNVRVWGQAEINTTRGAFQGTILPRSENDDDKHIVLKIITGYNIGIDTDTVTGMKETGYKKANYKIPEKEFPYTDGLPKVKLIGTGGTIASRLDYRTGAVIPAFSPGELYGAVPELADICNLTTEKVFAVFSENMGPEQYKKLAVAIGKEIENGIDGIIIGHGTDTLHYTAAALTFMVQNSPIPIVLVGSQRSSDRPSSDAALNLMHAATAAGHGDIAETMVCMFGPTSDDYAFLHRGTRVRKMHSSYRSTFRTIGDTPLATVTRQGVKPIKQIYNHRRKDRNVTILPYFEEKVGMLYYYTNMNPDMIDSMVDNGYKGIIIIGTGLGHVNKPIYPAIERAVKKGVAIYMTVQTLWGYVHMFVYDTGRDLMAKGIIPAENMLPEVAYIKLGWALGQTNDLEKVKEIMLTPINDEITRREPYNGYLIYQGGVPEVEDFIRQFRK, encoded by the coding sequence ATGTCAGAAGATTTTTTCCAGGGGTATAAAGGCACAGCGCTTGATTTGCTTAAAAAATATAATGTACGTGTATGGGGACAAGCTGAAATAAACACTACCCGCGGAGCTTTTCAGGGTACTATATTGCCACGTTCCGAAAACGATGATGACAAACATATCGTTCTTAAAATCATTACAGGATATAATATCGGGATTGATACTGATACTGTTACCGGCATGAAAGAAACCGGTTATAAAAAAGCCAACTATAAGATTCCTGAAAAGGAATTTCCTTATACCGACGGATTGCCAAAAGTTAAGTTGATAGGAACCGGCGGAACTATTGCATCGCGCCTCGACTACCGCACAGGTGCTGTAATTCCTGCATTCAGCCCCGGTGAACTTTATGGCGCCGTTCCTGAATTGGCAGATATTTGTAACCTTACTACGGAAAAAGTTTTTGCTGTATTCAGCGAAAATATGGGCCCGGAACAATATAAAAAACTGGCTGTTGCCATAGGCAAAGAAATTGAAAATGGTATTGACGGGATCATTATAGGACATGGTACGGATACGTTACATTACACTGCTGCGGCATTAACATTCATGGTTCAGAATTCACCAATACCAATTGTTCTTGTAGGTTCGCAGCGTTCATCCGACAGGCCTTCGTCCGATGCCGCACTGAACCTTATGCATGCTGCAACTGCCGCAGGTCACGGTGATATTGCCGAAACTATGGTATGTATGTTTGGACCTACTTCCGACGACTACGCTTTCCTGCATAGGGGAACAAGAGTAAGAAAAATGCATTCTTCTTATCGCTCTACATTCCGCACTATTGGCGATACTCCATTAGCAACAGTTACACGACAAGGCGTTAAACCCATAAAACAAATTTATAATCATCGGCGCAAAGACCGCAACGTTACCATACTTCCTTATTTTGAAGAAAAAGTTGGTATGCTTTATTATTATACCAATATGAATCCTGATATGATTGACTCAATGGTTGATAACGGATATAAAGGAATCATAATTATAGGAACAGGTCTTGGTCATGTGAATAAACCCATTTATCCGGCAATTGAAAGAGCAGTTAAAAAAGGTGTTGCTATTTATATGACCGTTCAAACTTTATGGGGATATGTTCATATGTTTGTTTACGACACAGGTCGCGACCTTATGGCAAAAGGAATTATTCCTGCCGAAAATATGTTACCCGAAGTAGCTTACATAAAACTTGGTTGGGCATTAGGACAAACGAACGACCTGGAAAAGGTAAAAGAAATAATGCTCACGCCTATCAACGATGAAATAACACGACGTGAACCTTATAATGGTTATTTAATCTACCAGGGTGGCGTTCCTGAAGTGGAAGATTTTATAAGGCAATTCAGGAAATAA